From a region of the Sebastes umbrosus isolate fSebUmb1 chromosome 10, fSebUmb1.pri, whole genome shotgun sequence genome:
- the LOC119495820 gene encoding leucine-rich repeat-containing protein 27-like — translation MNTKQLSITSTMSSPEELQQEEVSDLQLSFVFGNTSVFKPQTPHIQPEEAEPQELPEYYSAETLCLRRTQLKYVDESILKNSSLKYLYLEGNQISSIPDSMFIRLPNLLWLDLRNNQIASLPAEIGLHRSLKTILLEGNPISELPLELGNVITLNGLNLRNCPITSPPPDTVNQGLQSILQYLRSAMAERPVSMRKSPPELPVVEKLQLSELMEEQDESVDEDELQRFRELKDMMILLDKAELGSTAQGDRNPKSHLIPVIKRKKATTKASVIPELPLFDTRHRKRPEERRQAAMKELKEKQAILEQRRKSQEALQKITQEEKKKVSVLEKKKVSVLKKHAEQRKQKEAEADRSDTQSQTSCISITECEENRSARVMERQIRARVETIQDRRRNPRVRTTEQLAATDQDLEEMRRLQTRLLERKRNPGRDLGKCFTIITGDTWPSFTDE, via the exons ATGAACACTAAACAGCTCAGCATCACTTCTACAATGTCTTCcccagaggagctgcagcaggaggaggttTCCGACCTGCagctcagttttgtctttgggAACACTAGTGTTTTCAAACCACAGACCCCCCACATTCAGCCTGAGGAGGCTGAGCCACAGGAGCTCCCTGAATATTATTCAGCAGAGACATTATGTCTGAGGAGAACTCAACTGAAATATGTTGACgaaagtattttgaaaaatagcTCACTAAAG TATTTATATCTTGAAGGCAACCAGATATCCAGTATCCCAGATTCAATGTTCATCCGCTTGCCAAACCTTCTGTGGCTGGACCTCAGAAATAACCAAATTGCATCGCTCCCTGCCGAAATTGGCTTGCACAG ATCTCTGAAAACAATACTTCTGGAAGGAAACCCCATCTCAGAACTTCCACTTGAGTTGG GAAATGTGATCACCCTCAATGGCCTGAACCTGAGGAACTGCCCCATCACTTCCCCTCCACCAGACACTGTGAACCAGGGGCTCCAGAGCATCCTGCAGTACCTCAGGAGTGCTATGGCTGAGCGGCCAGTTAGCATGAGAAAGAGCCCCCCAG AGTTGCCAGTGGTGGAGAAGCTCCAGTTGTCGGAGCTGATGGAGGAGCAGGACGAGTCGGTGGACGAGGACGAGCTGCAGAGGTTCAGGGAACTCAAAGACATGATGATCCTGCTGGACAAAGCTGAGCTGGGCTCAACAGCACAGGGCGATAGAAACCCAAAGTCACACCTTATCCCTGTCATCAAAAG AAAAAAGGCGACTACCAAGGCCAGCGTAATTCCCGAGCTGCCCTTGTTTGACACTCGGCATCGGAAAAGGCCAGAAGAAAGGAGGCAGGCTGCAATGAAAGAGCTGAAGGAGAAACAGGCTATTCTAGAGCAGAGAAGAAA AAGCCAAGAGGCACTTCAGAAGATCacacaggaggagaagaagaaagtgtCTGTgctggagaagaagaaagtgtCTGTGCTGAAGAAGCATGcagaacaaagaaaacaaaag gaagcagaagcagacagaagtgATACTCAGAGTCAGACGTCTTGCATATCCATCACAGAGTGTGAGGAGAACAG ATCAGCACGTGTGATGGAGCGGCAGATCCGTGCCCGTGTTGAGACGATCCAGGATAGACGTAGGAATCCCAGGGTCAGGACCACCGAGCAGTTGGCAGCGACAGATCAAGATTTGGAGGAG ATGAGGAGGCTCCAGACTAGGCTtctagagaggaagagaaatccGGGAAGAGATCTTGGAAAATGTTTCACTATCATCACCGGAGACACCTGGCCGAGTTTCACTGATGAGTAG
- the pwwp2b gene encoding PWWP domain-containing protein 2B isoform X2 — translation MEAAAAEEELRAGCRVPVTIDQIVNDTLVVTLTYRERSYTGILLDCDKKTGLFCLPDFTAKPEDYPIPIPACEVPEVLSEEPVSKSPSQDSQRPKDENTLTESSIPAAPVPCPVPTPVPAGQTPYPPYFEGAPFPHPLWVRHSYSQWVPQPPPRPIKRKKRRSREPGRMTMSTIRLRPRQVLCEKCKNTLNSDEDSKDGMSNTKTSRKENALQSEDDGDDKDSPSKLSRKEDVVASRDAKRRENGTSLDGKRLRKDKRGDAEGEKFPGGDIIPHSPVIKISYSTPQGKGEVMKIPARVHGSVKPFCPKQLVQNGVGENGKTPSDPTKEQRHILDATRSGLTVSIPKLKLTRPFTTVGQDLPSPKIHLRPPLRDGEESVVEYEAELVGGTRRRSPRVPGPCLPHSEDSGEGKNSLELWSGSSGEEAERGHSDLTLLINFRKRKADSSSLSVCSSDSLDESKSFSSDGTSPELCDLAPGEDLSVTSSSVPLREDCKTVPPLTVRLHTRSMTKCVTEEGHAVAVGDIVWGKIHGFPWWPARVLSISGTRKEETASCEAQWPQAKVAWFGSPTTSQLSVAKLSPFRELFRSRFNRKKKGMYRRAILEAAKAVGHMSPEITSLLSHGDT, via the exons ATGGAGGCTGCTGCGGCCGAGGAGGAGCTGCGGGCCGGCTGTCGGGTACCTGTCACTATCGATCAGATAGTTAACGACACACTGGTGGTGACGCTGACCTACCGAGAGAGGAGCTACACGGGCATACTACTGGACTGCGACAAGAA GACTGGGCTATTCTGTCTACCAGATTTCACAGCAAAACCCGAGGACTATCCGATACCTATACCGGCTTGTGAAGTCCCAGAAGTTCTGAGTGAGGAGCCGGTTTCCAAATCTCCCAGCCAGGATTCACAGAGACCAAAGGATGAAAACACTCTCACAGAAAGCAGCATACCTGCCGCACCTGTTCCCTGCCCCGTACCCACACCAGTGCCAGCTGGACAGACTCCTTACCCTCCTTATTTTGAAGGAGCCCCCTTCCCTCATCCCTTATGGGTGCGCCACAGCTACAGCCAATGGGTACCTCAGCCCCCGCCGCGACCAATCAAGAGAAAGAAGAGGCGGTCGCGAGAGCCTGGCCGCATGACCATGAGTACTATCCGTCTGCGGCCGCGGCAGGTACTGTGCGAAAAGTGCAAGAACACGCTGAATAGCGACGAGGACAGCAAAGACGGCATGAGCAACACTAAGACTTCTAGAAAAGAGAATGCACTACAGAGCGAAGATGACGGCGACGACAAGGATAGCCCCTCTAAGCTGTCGAGAAAAGAGGACGTAGTTGCGAGCAGGGACGCTAAGAGACGCGAAAATGGCACCAGCCTTGACGGCAAACGCCTCAGGAAGGACAAAAGGGGGGACGCTGAAGGGGAGAAGTTCCCCGGAGGTGACATTATCCCCCACAGTCCTGTCATAAAGATCTCCTACAGCACGCCACAGGGCAAGGGGGAGGTCATGAAGATCCCCGCCAGAGTCCACGGTTCCGTCAAGCCGTTCTGCCCCAAACAGCTGGTGCAGAATGGCGTGGGAGAAAATGGCAAGACGCCTTCTGATCCCACTAAGGAGCAACGGCACATTTTAGATGCCACAAGGTCCGGCCTCACCGTGTCCATTCCCAAACTCAAACTTACCAGACCTTTTACTACCGTGGGTCAGGACTTGCCTTCTCCAAAGATCCACTTGAGACCCCCTCTGAGGGACGGTGAGGAGAGTGTGGTCGAGTACGAGGCAGAACTTGTAGGAGGCACCAGGAGACGAAGCCCCAGGGTGCCCGGTCCCTGCCTCCCCCACTCTGAAGACTCAGGGGAAGGTAAAAACTCTCTGGAGTTGTGGTCGGGGAGTTCGGGAGAGGAGGCGGAGCGCGGCCACAGCGACCTCACCCTTCTCATCAATTTCCGTAAGCGTAAAGCGGATTCTTCTAGCCTGTCGGTCTGCAGCAGCGACAGTCTAGATGAGTCCAAGTCCTTCAGCTCCGACGGCACCTCGCCAGAGCTGTGCGACCTGGCGCCAGGTGAAGACCTGTCCGTAACCTCATCTTCTGTACCCTTGCGGGAAGACTGCAAGACAGTGCCGCCGCTTACGGTGCGGCTTCACACCCGCAGCATGACAAAGTGCGTAACGGAGGAGGGTCACGCCGTGGCGGTGGGCGACATCGTGTGGGGGAAGATCCACGGCTTCCCCTGGTGGCCGGCACGCGTCCTTAGCATCAGCGGCACCCGCAAGGAGGAGACGGCCAGTTGCGAGGCGCAGTGGCCCCAGGCGAAGGTGGCGTGGTTTGGTTCGCCCACCACCTCCCAGCTCTCCGTTGCCAAACTGTCGCCCTTCAGGGAGCTCTTCAGGTCCCGCTTCAACCGCAAGAAGAAAGGGATGTACCGGAGAGCCATCCTGGAGGCAGCCAAGGCCGTGGGCCACATGAGCCCAGAGATTACATCGCTGCTCTCCCACGGTGACACGTAG
- the pwwp2b gene encoding PWWP domain-containing protein 2B isoform X1 encodes MEAAAAEEELRAGCRVPVTIDQIVNDTLVVTLTYRERSYTGILLDCDKKTGLFCLPDFTAKPEDYPIPIPACEVPEVLSEEPVSKSPSQDSQRPKDENTLTESSIPAAPVPCPVPTPVPAGQTPYPPYFEGAPFPHPLWVRHSYSQWVPQPPPRPIKRKKRRSREPGRMTMSTIRLRPRQVLCEKCKNTLNSDEDSKDGMSNTKTSRKENALQSEDDGDDKDSPSKLSRKEDVVASRDAKRRENGTSLDGKRLRKDKRGDAEGEKFPGGDIIPHSPVIKISYSTPQGKGEVMKIPARVHGSVKPFCPKQLVQNGVGENGKTPSDPTKEQRHILDATRSGLTVSIPKLKLTRPFTTVGQDLPSPKIHLRPPLRDGEESVVEYEAELVGGTRRRSPRVPGPCLPHSEDSGEGKNSLELWSGSSGEEAERGHSDLTLLINFRKRKADSSSLSVCSSDSLDESKSFSSDGTSPELCDLAPGEDLSVTSSSVPLREDCKTVPPLTVRLHTRSMTKCVTEEGHAVAVGDIVWGKIHGFPWWPARVLSISGTRKEETASCEAQWPQAKVAWFGSPTTSQLSVAKLSPFRELFRSRFNRKKKGMYRRAILEAAKAVGHMSPEITSLLSHGDTG; translated from the exons ATGGAGGCTGCTGCGGCCGAGGAGGAGCTGCGGGCCGGCTGTCGGGTACCTGTCACTATCGATCAGATAGTTAACGACACACTGGTGGTGACGCTGACCTACCGAGAGAGGAGCTACACGGGCATACTACTGGACTGCGACAAGAA GACTGGGCTATTCTGTCTACCAGATTTCACAGCAAAACCCGAGGACTATCCGATACCTATACCGGCTTGTGAAGTCCCAGAAGTTCTGAGTGAGGAGCCGGTTTCCAAATCTCCCAGCCAGGATTCACAGAGACCAAAGGATGAAAACACTCTCACAGAAAGCAGCATACCTGCCGCACCTGTTCCCTGCCCCGTACCCACACCAGTGCCAGCTGGACAGACTCCTTACCCTCCTTATTTTGAAGGAGCCCCCTTCCCTCATCCCTTATGGGTGCGCCACAGCTACAGCCAATGGGTACCTCAGCCCCCGCCGCGACCAATCAAGAGAAAGAAGAGGCGGTCGCGAGAGCCTGGCCGCATGACCATGAGTACTATCCGTCTGCGGCCGCGGCAGGTACTGTGCGAAAAGTGCAAGAACACGCTGAATAGCGACGAGGACAGCAAAGACGGCATGAGCAACACTAAGACTTCTAGAAAAGAGAATGCACTACAGAGCGAAGATGACGGCGACGACAAGGATAGCCCCTCTAAGCTGTCGAGAAAAGAGGACGTAGTTGCGAGCAGGGACGCTAAGAGACGCGAAAATGGCACCAGCCTTGACGGCAAACGCCTCAGGAAGGACAAAAGGGGGGACGCTGAAGGGGAGAAGTTCCCCGGAGGTGACATTATCCCCCACAGTCCTGTCATAAAGATCTCCTACAGCACGCCACAGGGCAAGGGGGAGGTCATGAAGATCCCCGCCAGAGTCCACGGTTCCGTCAAGCCGTTCTGCCCCAAACAGCTGGTGCAGAATGGCGTGGGAGAAAATGGCAAGACGCCTTCTGATCCCACTAAGGAGCAACGGCACATTTTAGATGCCACAAGGTCCGGCCTCACCGTGTCCATTCCCAAACTCAAACTTACCAGACCTTTTACTACCGTGGGTCAGGACTTGCCTTCTCCAAAGATCCACTTGAGACCCCCTCTGAGGGACGGTGAGGAGAGTGTGGTCGAGTACGAGGCAGAACTTGTAGGAGGCACCAGGAGACGAAGCCCCAGGGTGCCCGGTCCCTGCCTCCCCCACTCTGAAGACTCAGGGGAAGGTAAAAACTCTCTGGAGTTGTGGTCGGGGAGTTCGGGAGAGGAGGCGGAGCGCGGCCACAGCGACCTCACCCTTCTCATCAATTTCCGTAAGCGTAAAGCGGATTCTTCTAGCCTGTCGGTCTGCAGCAGCGACAGTCTAGATGAGTCCAAGTCCTTCAGCTCCGACGGCACCTCGCCAGAGCTGTGCGACCTGGCGCCAGGTGAAGACCTGTCCGTAACCTCATCTTCTGTACCCTTGCGGGAAGACTGCAAGACAGTGCCGCCGCTTACGGTGCGGCTTCACACCCGCAGCATGACAAAGTGCGTAACGGAGGAGGGTCACGCCGTGGCGGTGGGCGACATCGTGTGGGGGAAGATCCACGGCTTCCCCTGGTGGCCGGCACGCGTCCTTAGCATCAGCGGCACCCGCAAGGAGGAGACGGCCAGTTGCGAGGCGCAGTGGCCCCAGGCGAAGGTGGCGTGGTTTGGTTCGCCCACCACCTCCCAGCTCTCCGTTGCCAAACTGTCGCCCTTCAGGGAGCTCTTCAGGTCCCGCTTCAACCGCAAGAAGAAAGGGATGTACCGGAGAGCCATCCTGGAGGCAGCCAAGGCCGTGGGCCACATGAGCCCAGAGATTACATCGCTGCTCTCCCACGGTGACAC AGGCTGA